The Maridesulfovibrio bastinii DSM 16055 region AACAAAAAAGCTGTAGTTACCAACGGTTCGGGCATTGACCTGAAACACTTTGAATTAACTGCACAACCAGCCGGGAAAACTGTTTTTCTCTGCCTTTCAAGACTGTTGAAAGAAAAAGGAGTCTGCGAATATGCGCAGGCAGCAATAAAACTAAAGCGTAAATTTCCTGAAATAAGATTCAGACTTGTGGGACCGCATGATAAAGGCCCTGACAGTATCCCCGAGGAAAAAATAAATTCATGGAAGACTTCCGGTCTGGAATGTCCCGGAGAAGTTCAGGATGTCCGCCCTGAAATAGCCTCAGCCTGCGTATATGTTCTTCCCTCCTACCGTGAGGGAACTCCACGCTCGGTTCTTGAAGCCATGTCAATGGGCAGAGCGGTGATCACAACAGATGTACCGGGATGCCGCGAAACAGTTGTTGAGGGGCTGAACGGATTTCTGGTGCCTGCCCGCGATATTGATTCCCTTGCTGAAGCCATGAAAAAATTTATCGAAAACAAAAACCTTGTTGAAACAATGGGCCGGCAAAGCCGCGCTCTTGCTGAAAAAAAGTATGACGTAACAAAGGTCAATAAGACCATAATGGATGCCATGAACCTATGATTAAAAGAGCGTTTGATCTCATTATAAGTATTCCGGCTTTCTTGCTGCTTTTACCGCTAATGCTGCTTATTGGCTGGCTGCTGCACCGTAATATGGGAGGTTGTGTAATCTTCCGGCAACGCCGTCCGGGACTC contains the following coding sequences:
- a CDS encoding glycosyltransferase family 4 protein, which encodes MKILIIGGYGPSLINFRGPLLKAFIKEGHEVFAAAPADDAGTAAKLENSGISYTPVHINRTGMNPADDLRTLIDIWKTVRRIKPDKILCYTIKPVIYGSIAAALAGHREIYSMITGLGYAFGQTSGLRGLLFRLVKSLYKLSLGLNKAVMFQNPDDKKLFTDLGIISGNKKAVVTNGSGIDLKHFELTAQPAGKTVFLCLSRLLKEKGVCEYAQAAIKLKRKFPEIRFRLVGPHDKGPDSIPEEKINSWKTSGLECPGEVQDVRPEIASACVYVLPSYREGTPRSVLEAMSMGRAVITTDVPGCRETVVEGLNGFLVPARDIDSLAEAMKKFIENKNLVETMGRQSRALAEKKYDVTKVNKTIMDAMNL